In the genome of Impatiens glandulifera chromosome 6, dImpGla2.1, whole genome shotgun sequence, the window CTTTCTAATCAAAGTTGGGTTGTTATGTGATGTATTTGCAAGCACTGCGTTATTAAACTTTTATGGTAATTATGGGTTGGCTTTTCATGCTAATCAACTCTTTGCCGAGATGCCAGAAAGAAATGTTGTTTCCTGGACTTCATTAATGGTTGCATATTCAAACAATGGAGATCccttaaatgttataaatatatttaaatgtatgagACATGAAGGGGTTGCTTGTAATCAGAATACTTTCACTACTGTTATCAGTACTTGTGCCTCTGTTGATGATGAGTTATTGGGTCATCAAGTGCTTGGGGATGTTGTTAAGCATGGTCTCGAGACTAATACTTCGGTTGCAAATTCTGTCATTTCAATGTTAGGAAGTTTTGGTAATGTAGAAGAGGCTAGCTCTGTATTTGCTCGCATGATCGAGCAAGATACAATTTCATGGAACTCTATTCTCACAGCATATACACATAACCAGATGTGTGAACAGGCATTTCGATATTTCAACTCTATGCGACTTGCTAGCTATGAAATAGATGCAGTCACGATTTCCACTTTGCTATCAATTAGTGGCAGTGCAACTAATTTGAAGTGGGGGAAAGGGATTCATGGGCTGGCTGTCAAACACGGTCTAGATTTAGATCTTTATATGTGTAACACTCTCCTCACAATGTATGGCGGAGCTGGAAGAATTGAAGATGCTGAAATATTGTTTAAAGGAATGAAAGATAAGGATTTGATATCGTGGAACTCTATGATGGCAAATTATGTGCAGGATGGGAAATGCTCGGAAGCATTGGAGTTGTTTTTCGAACTGTTTAAGAGTCGTGGAATTGCTAACTTTGTGTCTTTTACAGTCGCATTGGCTGCATGCTCAAGCCCTGAATTCTCTGCAGAGGCAAGGATTGTCCATGCACTAGTGATCATGTCTGGCTTCAATGATTTGGTTATTGGAAATGCATTAGTTACTATGTATGGGAAGTGTGGTGTAATGTCGGAAGCTAAAAAGGTATTCGAAAGAATGTCCGAGCATGACTTGGTTTCTTGGAATGCGTTTATTGGAGGTCATGTTGAAAATGAAGATTCGGATCAAGCCATTGAATATTTTAACTTGATGAGAAATGGAAATACACTTCCTAACTATATTACCATGATTAATCTTCTCGGTTCTTGCTCGTCTGCCAATGGAAACATGATTCATGGGCACATCATCCGGGCTGGATTTGGATCGGATGAGTATGTGAAGAATTCGCTTTTAACAATGTATGCTAAGTGTGGCGATTTGAATTCTAGTAACCGTTTATTTGATGGTTTGTCGAAGAATAGCCAAGTAACGTGGAATGCGATGATTTCTGCAAATGTTCATGGTGGGAAGGGTGAAGAGGCGCTAAAACTTTTTACTAGAATGCAAAGAGATGGAATAGAGGTTGATCAATTCGGGTTTTCTGCAACAATTGGGGCTTCAGCAGATCTCGCTGTTCAAGAAGAAGGTCAGCAGCTCCATTCTCTAGCGATTAAACTCGGATTCGACTCGTTTCCACATGTTAATAATGCAATAATGGATATGTATGCAAAATGTGGCGAAATGGACGATGTAATGAAGCTGGTGCCTGAACCAAACATGAGATCTCTACTATCCTGGAATATTCTGATATCAGCTTTCTCTCGAAATGGGTATTTCGATAAAGCTCGGGAAACTTTTCATGATATGCTGAATTTGGGATTGAAACCGGGGCATGTCACGTTTGTTTCGCTTCTATCTGCCTGTAGTCATGCAGGTTTAGTTGATGAAGgacttgaatattttaattccaTGACGGAAGAATTTGGGGTGCCAGCTGGAATCGAGCATTGCGTTTGTATAGTCGATCTTCTTGGACGATCAGGAAGGCTGTTTGAGGCCGAAGCTTTCATTGATAAGATGCCTGTCCGACCAAACCATTTTGTTTGGCGAAGTCTATTGGCTTCGTGTAGAATCCACGGAAATCTTGAGCTTGGAGAAAAAACTGCCAAACGTCTTATAAA includes:
- the LOC124941506 gene encoding pentatricopeptide repeat-containing protein At3g24000, mitochondrial, whose protein sequence is MNTLINMYSRFGSIKIAQYLFDEMPERNEASWNTMMSGFVRVGFYTEAVNLFRKMLDHDIQISGYVIASLMTACSRSECMRFEGLQIHGFLIKVGLLCDVFASTALLNFYGNYGLAFHANQLFAEMPERNVVSWTSLMVAYSNNGDPLNVINIFKCMRHEGVACNQNTFTTVISTCASVDDELLGHQVLGDVVKHGLETNTSVANSVISMLGSFGNVEEASSVFARMIEQDTISWNSILTAYTHNQMCEQAFRYFNSMRLASYEIDAVTISTLLSISGSATNLKWGKGIHGLAVKHGLDLDLYMCNTLLTMYGGAGRIEDAEILFKGMKDKDLISWNSMMANYVQDGKCSEALELFFELFKSRGIANFVSFTVALAACSSPEFSAEARIVHALVIMSGFNDLVIGNALVTMYGKCGVMSEAKKVFERMSEHDLVSWNAFIGGHVENEDSDQAIEYFNLMRNGNTLPNYITMINLLGSCSSANGNMIHGHIIRAGFGSDEYVKNSLLTMYAKCGDLNSSNRLFDGLSKNSQVTWNAMISANVHGGKGEEALKLFTRMQRDGIEVDQFGFSATIGASADLAVQEEGQQLHSLAIKLGFDSFPHVNNAIMDMYAKCGEMDDVMKLVPEPNMRSLLSWNILISAFSRNGYFDKARETFHDMLNLGLKPGHVTFVSLLSACSHAGLVDEGLEYFNSMTEEFGVPAGIEHCVCIVDLLGRSGRLFEAEAFIDKMPVRPNHFVWRSLLASCRIHGNLELGEKTAKRLINSNPSDDSAYVLYSNACAVSGKWDNVENLRCEMDLNNIKKQPACSWVKLGREIVTFGMGDKSHPQIDRINAKLRDTRKMIKEAGHVADTSFALHDTDEEQKEHNLWNHSERLALGFGLLNTPDGSKIKIFKNLRVCGDCHSVFKFVSKIARREIILRDPYRFHHFIGGQCSCRDYW